The genomic region GCTGCACCTAAACACCTGGGTTCACGTCAGCTTTGAGaatcaaactgtatctgaagTACTGACCTCTGACTCGAAGCTCTGCTTTTTTCATCAGCAGGACGTTTCCATCCCTGCTGTAGACGGTGCAGGTGTAGGTTCCTCTATCTTTGTCTGTGGGgtatttcagggtcagactgaggtccCCAGTTTGCAGTAGGTCTTCCTTCATCTCCGTCCGGCCTCTGTAAAATACATCCTGTTCTCCTGGATTGTCAGCGCCATTCTGATACACATGGACCTTAATGGTGGAACTGTCCCTCCACTCTACTTTGACGTCTTCAGTCAGGTGAACTGTGGTCTTGCAGGGCAGCAGGACTGACTCCACCCCTGAATCCACCTTCACCTGTTGGACTAAGAGAACAACAGACCGCATTTACATTAACAATTCCATAGTGGCTGCAAGTGAACCTCACATTAACACATCATATCTGTTGCTTTACTGCCAGTtagatgttgtgtttgtgtgtacgtcACATCAAAGTTTATTTTAGCCATGTCTGACAGTGTGGCTGCTCTTATGAGATTACTGAAAACTCACAGACGTCTTCAGTGAAGTCAGGACTTAACGTCACCAACTCCAGTGCTCATCCCTAGTCTTAATGACTGACCTATGACCAGGagctccacttgtttcttcAGCAGGAATTTTCCATCCTTGTCGTAGACGGTGCAGGTGAAggttcctctgtctctgtccgtGGGGCttttcagggtcagactgaggtctccagttGCCAACATATCTTCCTTCATCTCTGTGCGGCCTCTGTAAACCCCGTCCTGTTCTCCAGTTTCTTCAGAGCCGTTCTGATACACACAGACGTTGTATTTCTCACTGTCCCTCCACTCCACTCTGATGTCTTCAGGTAGGGGAACTGTGGTTTTGCAGGGCAGCAGCACGGACTCCACCCCTGAATCCACCTTCACGAGGGGGACTAAgagcacaacacaacaaaatcagCAGGacacccagcagcagcacctttATGAAACCATCTTTAAGTCCAGTCGGAAGTATACTGCAGATCCATTAATCAATCAGTAGGTGGTGGTACTGACCTCTGATCCGGAGCTCCACATCTTTTTTCATCAGGATGTTTCCATCCCCGCTATAGACGATGCAGGTGTAGGTTCCTCTATCTTTGTCTGTGGGGCATTTCAGGGTCAGGCTGAGGTCTCTAGAGTTTATCATgtctttcttcatctctgttcgaTCTCTGTAAAAATTGTCCTGGTCTTCCGGTTCGCAAGAGCCGTTCTCGTGCACATGGACCATCCAGTTCATGTTCCTCCACTCCACCATGACGTTGTCAGGCAGGTGAACCGTGGCTTTGcagggcagcaggacagactccaCCCCTGAATCCACCACAACCAGGcagactgagaggacaacaaaccacaacatcagGTGGAGACAGAAGCAGCGGCAACTGAAACATTTGTAGTTTGATTCTGATGTATGTTGTGTGAAGCAGCGATAAATTCAGTCACACGTTGtcagtttaacacacacagacacaattctTACCTCTGTCCTTGTACCTGCTATATATTATAAAAGAGCCAACAACAGACATGAGAAGCAGGGGAACCAGAACACCTGCGAGAACCTTGGGCCAGATTGGAGGACGTTCTGTAGTTGACAAGAAGACAAAcaggttgtttttaaaatggtcattaaatatatttctgtcCAACACAGgacttttttctactttaaaatAGTAGAGGAGTAAAAGGTCATATCATATTCTTTTTATTCAGATCTGCATGTTTTTCTCTCACAGAGGCGCAAACTGGTGAAAGCCTAAGACAAACATACTGTTATTACTGTAaaagtatcagtagtagtagcGGTAAAGTCTGTGGTCTAGACCTTAATCTAAAGTGACTTAAGATTACTGTGTTGCCAATGGGTGCTGCATAAATTTagctgaattaaattaattctttTAGGGTCACAGGTATCTTGACATTAAAAATACCCATTAATTACcttgtttatttaatattaccTTGCTTTTGTATATTTAATCTGAGTTTGTCaactgtttgtttatgtaataTGCATTTACCTACTAACAGCACACTTTATTTTCATACTTTAACACAGACGCTACTGATTTCTCCTCTTGCTTGCAGAGAGCACAGAAACCTGACTACTCACAACAGTTGATCTGATCTGTCGTTGACCTTTTAACAGTCGGCAGTGGCTAAAAAGGGAAGCTTCTAACGTTACCTGCAACCAGATAATACGTCACATTCCcaaactgtgaataaaaacagttcacagacaaatgcaaacaaaacacaacaagtaaagactaatttaaataaatacatccGTAGATTGAACATGCTGTAGAAAATGTGCAGTGTTCCCATAACTTCTTCCTCCTTATCTATTTTTAGACTGTTTTGTTCTGCACTTGAGAAATGTTTACCTGAAGGGGAAGGAAATCAATAGTCGAAGTTGAGTCGTGAAACACTATAACTTCTCTGGTGCTCAGTAATGTTATGACTCAACAagtatttttgttctttaaagaGGCCGTATTGTTCCTAATTAATGGTTTACACTTTATTCTGTGGGCAAATATATGTTAGAATTCCTCTTTatgcagcagctcctctggccTGTAAAATAATTAAGGTTGGTTTGATCTTCTGTGTCTTGAAGAATTAGCTCTGTGTcctcatacagtacattcacacCGAGCTGAGCCAGTGTCTCcaacactgacctctgaccaGCAGCTGAACTTCTTTCTGGCCCAGTTTTTGTCCAATCCTGCGGACGGTGCAGGTGTAGTTGTCACTGTCAGTGACGGTGGGTTTTGTCAGGGTGAGGCCCAGGTCTCCGGTCTGCAGAGCGTCAGTCCTCATCGATGTGCGATTGACGTAACGCTGGTTTTGTTCATCAAGCTCATCACCGCTCCACTGACGTATGTGAATCGTGGCGTATTTGAGTTCCTCACGGCTCCAAACCACTGTGGACTGCTCGGAGTCCGAGACATTGACCCGGCAGGGCAGG from Anabas testudineus chromosome 18, fAnaTes1.2, whole genome shotgun sequence harbors:
- the LOC113168228 gene encoding uncharacterized protein LOC113168228 produces the protein MPLICLLLKPKVVFSFMRQEANKSETGCISVLTGRCCCSNLCRKMKSVVFVILLHVSLHALGVEVYDGEESVHLPCRVNVSDSEQSTVVWSREELKYATIHIRQWSGDELDEQNQRYVNRTSMRTDALQTGDLGLTLTKPTVTDSDNYTCTVRRIGQKLGQKEVQLLVRERPPIWPKVLAGVLVPLLLMSVVGSFIIYSRYKDRVCLVVVDSGVESVLLPCKATVHLPDNVMVEWRNMNWMVHVHENGSCEPEDQDNFYRDRTEMKKDMINSRDLSLTLKCPTDKDRGTYTCIVYSGDGNILMKKDVELRIRVPLVKVDSGVESVLLPCKTTVPLPEDIRVEWRDSEKYNVCVYQNGSEETGEQDGVYRGRTEMKEDMLATGDLSLTLKSPTDRDRGTFTCTVYDKDGKFLLKKQVELLVIVQQVKVDSGVESVLLPCKTTVHLTEDVKVEWRDSSTIKVHVYQNGADNPGEQDVFYRGRTEMKEDLLQTGDLSLTLKYPTDKDRGTYTCTVYSRDGNVLLMKKAELRVRVCRVEVEEGVESVELPFTTTCDLPRNSEVDWTREDPKGTIKIYKYKKGSHHAEGQDEFYRDRAVMKEYPLKTGDVSLTLKHPTSRDNGKYSCEIFKVEENVGCIIRWKTVILEVKETSKNGFTGLIHRGRLASASQTPQTLENEEAVPLDTVVTDQSV